One Ranitomeya imitator isolate aRanImi1 chromosome 1, aRanImi1.pri, whole genome shotgun sequence DNA window includes the following coding sequences:
- the CLK2 gene encoding dual specificity protein kinase CLK2 isoform X3 produces the protein MFDWFDFHGHMCLSFELLGLSTFDFLKENNYLPYPIRQVRHMAQQVCEAVKFLHDNKLTHTDLKPENILFVNSDFELTYNMEKKRDERCVKNTDIRVVDFGSATFDHEHHSTIVSTRHYRAPEVILELGWSQPCDVWSIGCIIFEYYVGFTLFQTHDNREHLAMMERILGPIPSRMIRKTRKQKYFYHNRLDWDDSTSAGRYVRDNCKPLRRYMLCDAEEHRQLFDLIESMLEYEPSKRCTLSQALKHSFFSPLKSDHTSKHWDMGRDISR, from the exons ATGTTTGACTGGTTCGACTTTCATGGACACATGTGCCTTTCCTTTGAGCTCCTGGGCCTCAGCACTTTcgatttcctcaaggaaaacaactaccTTCCGTACCCGATTCGTCAAGTGCGGCACATGGCTCAGCAGGTGTGCGAAGCGGTGAAGT TTCTCCATGACAATAAGCTGACGCACACAGACCTGAAGCCGGAGAACATTCTCTTTGTGAACTCAGACTTTGAGCTCACCTATAACATGGAGAAG AAGAGAGATGAAAGGTGTGTAAAGAACACGGATATCCGGGTGGTGGATTTTGGTAGCGCCACTTTTGATCATGAGCACCATAGCACCATTGTGTCCACACGGCACTACCGTGCACCGGAGGTGATACTGG AACTTGGCTGGAGTCAGCCCTGTGACGTCTGGAGCATCGGGTGCATCATCTTTGAGTATTACGTGGGCTTCACCCTCTTCCAG ACGCACGACAACCGTGAGCACCTGGCCATGATGGAGAGGATTCTGGGGCCCATCCCATCACGGATGATCAGGAAGACTAG GAAGCAGAAATATTTCTACCATAACCGGCTGGACTGGGATGACAGCACGTCAGCAGGTCGATATGTGCGTGACAACTGTAAGCCGCTGAGG AGGTACATGTTGTGTGACGCAGaggagcaccgccagctgtttgatCTGATTGAGTCCATGTTGGAGTATGAGCCGTCCAAGCGCTGCACGCTCTCCCAGGCGCTAAAACACTCCTTCTTCAGTCCGCTGAAGAGCGACCACACGTCCAAGCACTGGGACATGGGCCGGGACATAAGCCGATGA